One Danio rerio strain Tuebingen ecotype United States chromosome 22, GRCz12tu, whole genome shotgun sequence genomic window carries:
- the vtg2 gene encoding vitellogenin 2 precursor (The RefSeq protein has 2 substitutions, 1 non-frameshifting indel compared to this genomic sequence), whose translation MRAVVLALTLALVASQQNKLVPEFAHDKTYVYKYEALLLSGIVQEGLAKAGIQIKSKVLLSAATENTFLLKFVDPLFYEYAGTWPKDQVFPATKLNSALAAQLQTPIKFEYANGVVGKVFAPAGVSPSVLNLYRGILNILQLNFKKTQNIYELQEAGAQGVCKTQYVISEDPKADRITVTKSRDLSHCQERIVKDIGLAYTETCVECTKRIKSLIETANYNYIIKPSDSGALIAEATVKEVHQFSPFNEIHGAAMMEATQSLVFVEFEKAPVVPVKADYMPRGSLQYEFATEILQTPIQLTKISNAPAQIKEVLKHLVENNVAMVHDDAPLKFVQLVQFLRAATLKDTEAIWAQFKDKPVYRRWLLDTLPAVATPVVLKFIKEKFLAGEFTLTEFIPTLVVALQMVPADLETIQWTASLALHEKIATIPALREVVMLGYGSMIAKYCVAVPTCPAELLRPIHEIATEAISKNDIPEITLALKVLGNAGHPSSLKPIMKLLPVLKTTASALPIRVQVDAILALRSIAKKEPKLVQPVALQLVLERALHPELRMVACILLFETKPSVAVMSSLAGALRMETNMQVASFAYSHIKSLTRITAPDMSSVAGAANVAIKLMNRKLDRLNFRYSRAFQLDFYHTPLMIGAAGSAYMINDAATILPRAVIAKARAYLAGAATDVIEFGLRTEGIQEALLKSPAADESVDRITKIKRTLRALTNWKAMPSNKPLASAYVKVFGQEMAFGRIDKTIIEQALPMVNGPKPRALLKEALKALQEGISWQRAKPLLVAEVRRILPTSVGLPMELSMYSSVVGAATVNVQATITPPLPEQIETMTLEQLKKTDVQFKAEARPSIAIHKFAVMGVNTAFIQAAVMARGKIRTIAPGKVAARADILKGNYKIEALPVELPEHIASASFETFAFARDVEDPSAERTVPLVSVLSLQNRQSQRLSSENADSEIETETPVKAPAPFDRTLCYAVPYIEIKGCVEVHSHNAAFIRNSTLFYIIGQHSARAAVARAEGPAVEKLEFEVQVGPRAAERLAKQINIIDDETPEGKDFLLKLREILETESKNATVSSGSSSSRSSSSSRSSSSSSSTSNSTSSSSSSSSSSSSMSSSRWSKTLTKMEAFRKFHKDQYKTHHGDSKSSRSTGSSLEQIQKQSRYLGNTVPPVFAIIARAVRVDRKLLGYQFVAFFDKPSSRVQFIASSIAENDNFKFCADGVLLSKHKVTSKVTWGAECKEYAVTTKAEAGLLGEFPAFRLEWEWERLPIIFTTYAKKLSKHIPMAALQAGFNVERAKNSEKELELTVALPSKRTLNVIVRVPEMTMSRMDIPLPVTFPINPDGTFDVHFYEDIYFRAQNYIYDYTTAQCSMMQDTISTFNNKTYKNEMPISCYQVLAQDCTSELKFVALLKKDEESEKTHLNVKLVDIDIDLYTLGTDAKVKINGLEVPISSLPYQHPSGSIQIREKADGLSLYAPSLGLHEVYFANGDWKIQVADWMKGQTCGLCGKADGEIKQEYTTPSGYLTESSVSFAHSWVLPAESCRDASQCRMKLESVKFEKQVILNGQESKCYSVEPVLRCLPGCAPVRTTPVTVGYHCMSTASNLNMLAGIYEKSVDLRETTDAHVACRCTEQCA comes from the exons ATGAGAGCTGTTGTGCTTGCCTTGACTCTAGCCTTAGTGG cgagtcaacagaacaaacttg TTCCTGAGTTTGCCCATGATAAGACCTATGTGTACAAGTATGAGGCTCTACTCTTGAGTGGTATTGTTCAAGAAGGACTGGCCAAAGCAGGTATTCAAATCAAGAGCAAGGTTCTCCTCAGTGCCGCAACAGAGAATACCTTCCTGTTGAAG TTTGTGGATCCTCTTTTCTACGAGTATGCTGGCACTTGGCCCAAGGATCAAGTTTTTCCTGCCACTAAGCTCAACTCAGCACTGGCTGCTCAGCTTCAGACTCCCATCAAGTTTGAGTATGCTAATGGTGTGGTTGGCAAGGTTTTTGCACCAGCAGGAGTCTCTCCCTCAGTCTTGAACTTGTACAGAGGTATCCTCAACATCCTTCAGCTTAACTTTAAGAAGACCCAGAACATCTACGAGCTGCAAGAG GCTGGAGCTCAGGGAGTTTGCAAAACTCAGTATGTCATCAGTGAGGATCCAAAGGCAGATCGCATTACTGTCACAAAGTCTAGGGATCTGAGCCACTGCCAGGAGAGAATTGTGAAGGACATTGGTTTGGCATACACTGAAACATGTGTGGAGTGCACTAAG AGGATCAAGAGTCTGATTGAAACTGCAAATTATAACTACATCATAAAACCATCTGACAGTGGTGCACTGATTGCTGAAGCAACAGTTAAGGAAGTACATCAGTTCTCACCCTTCAATGAGATCCATGGTGCTGCAATGATGGAAGCAAC GCAAAGCTTGGTTTTTGTTGAATTTGAGAAGGCCCCTGTTGTTCCAGTCAAAGCTGATTACATGCCCCGTGGATCCCTGCAGTATGAGTTTGCAACTGAGATTCTTCAGACCCCCATTCAACTCACAAAGATTAGCAATGCACCAGCCCAG ATAAAGGAGGTCTTGAAACACTTGGTTGAAAACAATGTGGCCATGGTCCATGATGATGCTCCACTGAAGTTTGTTCAGCTTGTCCAGTTCCTACGTGCCGCCACACTAAAGGACACTGAAGCCATCTGGGCTCAGTTCAAGGACAAGCCAGTCTACAG GCGCTGGCTTCTGGATACTCTTCCTGCTGTAGCTACACCAGTCGTTCTAAAGTTCATCAAGGAGAAGTTCCTGGCTGGTGAATTCACTCTTACCGAGTTCATTCCAACTCTTGTGGTTGCTTTGCAAATGGTCCCTGCTGATTTGGAGACCATCCAGTGGACAGCT AGTTTGGCTTTGCATGAAAAAATTGCCACAATCCCAGCTCTGCGTGAAGTTGTCATGCTTGGATATGGTTCCATGATTGCCAAGTACTGTGTTGCAGTTCCCACCTGCCCTGCTGAGCTCCTCAGG CCCATCCATGAGATCGCCACAGAGGCCATTTCTAAGAATGACATTCCTGAAATCACTTTGGCTCTGAAAGTTTTGGGCAATGCTGGTCACCCTTCAAGTCTTAAACCTATTATGAAGCTCCTGCCTGTACTTAAAACTACAGCTTCTGCTCTGCCCATCAGAGTGCAGGTTGATGCCATCTTGGCCCTGAGGAGCATTGCCAAGAAAGAACCCAAACTG GTTCAGCCTGTTGCCTTGCAGCTTGTTTTGGAAAGAGCTCTGCACCCAGAATTGCGCATGGTTGCTTGTATATTGCTGTTTGAGACTAAGCCATCAGTGGCTGTCATGTCCAGTCTTGCTGGAGCTTTGAGAATGGAGACAAATATGCAGGTTGCAAGCTTTGCCTATTCCCACATCAAGTCCTTGACCAGAATCACTGCTCCTGATATGTCATCTGT TGCTGGTGCAGCTAATGTTGCCATCAAGCTTATGAACCGCAAGCTGGACAGACTTAACTTCCGTTACAGCAGAGCTTTTCAGTTGGACTTCTATCACA CTCCTCTTATGATTGGAGCTGCTGGTAGTGCCTACATGATCAATGATGCTGCCACCATCCTGCCCAGAGCTGTCATTGCTAAAGCTCGTGCTTACTTGGCTGGAGCCGCTACTGATGTTATTGAG TTTGGACTGAGAACTGAAGGAATTCAGGAAGCTCTTCTAAAATCTCCTGCTGCAGATGAAAGTGTTGACCGTATCACTAAAATTAAACGCACCTTAAGAGCT CTCACAAACTGGAAGGCAATGCCAAGCAATAAGCCATTGGCTTCAGCCTATGTCAAAGTATTTGGGCAAGAAATGGCTTTCGGCAGAATTGACAAGACCATCATTGAACAAGCATTACCA ATGGTTAATGGACCCAAGCCTCGTGCACTGCTAAAGGAGGCTCTTAAAGCTTTGCAGGAAGGGATTTCCTGGCAGCGTGCCAAACCTCTGCTTGTGGCTGAAGTGCGCCGTATCTTGCCAACTTCTGTTGGTTTGCCCATGGAGCTCAGTATGTACTCCTCCGTTGTTGGTGCTGCAACCGTCAatg TTCAGGCCACCATTACACCTCCTCTCCCTGAGCAAATTGAGACCATGACTCTTGAGCAACTGAAAAAGACTGATGTTCAATTCAAGGCTGAAGCTAGACCAAG TATTGCTATACATAAATTTGCTGTGATGGGAGTTAACACTGCCTTCATCCAAGCTGCTGTAATGGCAAGAGGAAAGATCCGTACAATTGCCCCTGGAAAAGTGGCAGCAAGAGCAGACATTCTCAAGGGCAACTACAAGATTGAGGCTCTGCCTGTTGAACTTCCTGAACACATTGCTTCTGCAAG CTTTGAGACATTCGCTTTTGCTAGAGATGTTGAAGATCCCTCTGCTGAGAGAACCGTTCCATTAGTATCTGTGTTGTCCCTTCAAAACCGTCAGTCACAAAGACTG TCCTCTGAGAATGCTGATTCTGAAATTGAGACGGAAACTCCTGTGAAAGCTCCTGCTCCATTTGACAGGACCCTCTGTTATGCTGTCCCATACATTGAAATCAAGGGATGTGTTGAGGTGCACTCTCACAATGCTGCTTTCATCAGAAATTCTACTCTGTTCTACATAATTGGACAGCACTCAGCCCGTGCTGCAGTGGCAAGag CTGAAGGTCCTGCAGTTGAAAAACTGGAGTTTGAAGTCCAAGTTGGTCCTAGAGCTGCTGAGAGGCTTGTTAAGCAAATCAACATCATTGATGATGAAACTCCAGAAGGAAAGGACTTCCTGTTGAAACTACGGGAAATCTTGGAGACTGAAAGCAAAAATGCAACTGTCTCTTCTGGAAGCAGCAGCAGCCGCAGCAGCAGTAGCAgccgcagcagcagcagcagtagcagCACCAGCAACAGTACCAGTAGCAgcagctcaagctcaagctcttCCATGTCCAGCTCTCGTTGGTCTAAG ACTCTCACTAAAATGGAAGCCTTCAGGAAATTCCACAAGGATCAG TATAAGACACATCATGGAGACTCAAAAAGCAGTAGAAGCACTGGATCTAGTCTTGAGCAAATCCAGAAACAG TCTAGATATCTTGGGAATACTGTTCCACCTGTTTTTGCTATCATCGCCCGTGCTGTAAGAGTTGACCGGAAGTTGTTGGGATACCAGTTTGTGGCTTTCTTTGACAAGCCATCTTCAAGAGTGCAGTTCATTGCTTCTTCCATTGCTGAGAATGACAACTTTAAGTTCTGTGCGGATGGTGTCCTGCTGAGCAAGCACAAAGTCACT TCCAAGGTTACCTGGGGTGCAGAGTGTAAAGAATATGCAGTGACTACTAAAGCCGAGGCTGGACTCCTTGGAGAATTCCCAGCTTTCCGTCTAGAGTGGGAATGGGAAAGGCTTCCAATTATTTTCACCACCTACGCCAAAAA GCTGTCTAAGCACATTCCTATGGCAGCTTTGCAAGCAGGATTTAATGTTGAGAGAGCTAAGAACAGCGAGAAAGAGTTAGAACTTACAGTGGCCTTGCCATCTAAGAGAACACTGAATGTAATTGTTAGGGTTCCAGAG ATGACAATGTCAAGGATGGATATTCCTCTCCCAGTTACTGTCCCTATTAATCCAGATGGAACCTTTGATGTTCATTTTTATGAGGATATTTACTTCAGAGCCCAAAACTATATCTACGATTACACCACTG CTCAATGCAGCATGATGCAGGATACAATCAGCACCTTCAACAACAAAACATACAAGAATGAAATGCCTATTTCCTGCTACCAAGTCTTAGCCCAGGATTGCACATCTGAGCTGAAATTTGTTGCTCTGTTGAAGAAGGACGAAGAGTCTGAAAAGACCCACCTGAATGTTAAACTTGTTGACAT TGATATTGACCTGTATACTTTGGGCACTGATGCAAAAGTTAAAATTAATGGACTGGAAGTTCCCATCAGCAGCCTTCCTTATCAGCATCCCTCAG GCTCCATCCAGATCAGAGAGAAGGCTGATGGTTTGTCACTTTATGCTCCTAGTCTTGGGCTTCACGAAGTCTACTTTGCCAATGGTGACTGGAAG ATCCAAGTTGCAGACTGGATGAAGGGACAGACTTGTGGACTTTGTGGAAAGGCTGATGGAGAAATCAAACAGGAGTACACCACACCCAGTGGATACCTGACCGAGAGCTCAGTCAGCTTTGCACACTCATGGGTGCTGCCTGCTGAGAGTTGCCGTGATGCCAGCC AATGCCGCATGAAACTTGAATCTGTCAAGTTTGAGAAACAGGTGATTTTGAACGGACAGGAATCAAAATGCTATTCCGTTGAGCCTGTGCTGCGCTGTCTGCCAGGCTGTGCACCAGTAAGAACCACACCTGTGACAGTTGGATACCACTGTATGTCCACTG CCTCTAATCTCAACATGCTAGCTGGAATCTACGAGAAGAGTGTAGATTTGAGAGAGACAACAGATGCTCACGTGGCCTGTCGCTGCACTGAGCAGTGTGCTTAA